The nucleotide window GTTTTGGCCGCGCGTAACGGTGTGCTTTTTCTGGTGGCCTGGGAAGCAATGTCTTTGTCGTCCTTCTTTCTGGTCACTCTTGAGCACGAAAAGGAAAGCGTCCGCGAGGCCGGATGGACGTACTTGGTGGCGATGCATATAGGCACCGCCTTTCTCCTGGTCCTCTTTATCCTCTTGGGCCGGGGGGCCGGAGGCCTCGATTTTGACCGCTTTGGATCACCTCAGACGTTGACTCCCGGTCTGGTCTCCATTCTTTTCTGTTTGGCGATCGTCGGTTTTGGCACCAAGGCAGGGTTCGTTCCCTTTCATGTCTGGCTGCCCGAGGCCCACCCGGCCGCGCCCAGTTATGTCTCCGCTCTCATGTCGGGCGTCATGATCAAGACTGGGATCTACGGCATTTTGCGCGTGCTCACCTTTCTGGGACCGCCGCCGGCCTGGTGGGGATGGCTTCTCGTCGGGATCGGCTCAGTCTCTGGCATTCTCGGTGTACTCTATGCTCTGGCTCAGCATGACCTCAAGCGTCTCCTGGCTTACCACAGCGTCGAGAATATAGGGATTATCGCTCTGGGCCTTGGGGTTGGCCTGCTCGGAGTCCATTACGGTTCAACCCCTCTGGCGGTGCTGGGGTTCGGCGGAGGCCTGCTGCACGTTCTCAATCACGCGGTGTTCAAGGGATTGCTCTTTCTCGGGGCGGGATCCGTCCTGCACGCGACAGGCACCGGCGAGATCGATCATCTGGGAGGGCTTTGGAAGCGCATGCCCTGGACCGGCGTGTCTTTTCTCGTCGGGTCCGTGGCCATCTCTGGCCTTCCACCTTTCAACGGATTTGTGAGCGAGTTTCTCATTTATCTGGGGGCCTTGAAGGGCATCACCTCCGCCACTGCCGTCGCCAGTGTCCCTTTTATCGCCGCGCTCATTGCCCTGGGGCTCATCGGAGGGCTGGCCGCGGCCTGTTTCACGAAGGCTTTTGGCGTGATCTTTCTGGGGGAGACACGCAGTCCGTACGGGGCGCAGGCGCACGAAGCCGGCTATGAGATGCGCCTGCCCATGGCGGCCCTGGCCATCGCCTGTTTAGCCATCGGGATTTTTGCGCCGCTCGGTCTGGATGGCGCGCTCAGGGGGGTGTTGGCCTGCGTCACTCGTCTCCCGCCTGAGGAAGTTCACAAGGGTTTGTCGATGGCCAGGATCCCCTTGCAGGGAGTCGTTTCCGTGGCGTTTGGACTCTTGGTCGGGGCGTTCCTCCTGGCCGGGCTGCGCCGGTTTCTGCTTCGGGGACGTCCTGTGGCGCAGGCCAGGACCTGGGGCTGCGGGTATTCGCAGCCGTCGGCCCGGATGCAATATACGGCCTCGTCTTTCGCCCAACCCCTGATCAGTCTCTTCCGGTCGACCTTGCGTACCCGCCGGACCTTCGTTCGACCCGAGGGACTCTTCCCGAAAGAAACGGCCTTGTCGACGGAAACGCCAGACCTCTTTCAATCCGGACTTTACCGGACAGCGTTTGACGGTATTGAAGCCGTGCTGTCGAAGTTCCGCTGGCTCCAGCATGGCCGCGTGCAGCTCTATATTCTTTACATCATGGTTACTTTGCTGATTCTTTTGATCTGGAGATTAGGATGAACCGGGATTTTTCACTTGTCGTCATCCCCTGCGGTCACTGGCAGGGGATCTATCCTGTCTTAGACATAGATTCCCCGCCAGAACCCGCGGGGAATGACGACATAAGCAGTGACAAGGTATTTCGGGTGAAACACCGATGAATGGCATTCCATTTTTTGCCGCTCTTCTTTTCGCCCCGCTGCTTTCCGGCATCATCAACCGCGTCAAAGCGGTTTTTGCGGGGCGACGCGGCCCGCCCCTGCTGCAACCCTATCATGATATGTTCAAGTTGCTGCGCAAAGGCGCGGTGTACAGCCGGACCACGGGCGGAGTCTTTCGTGCCGGACCGGTCGTCGGGCTGGCCGCTGTCCTGGCCGCGCTGATGATCGTGCCGTGGGGAGGCGCGCGGAGCGCGGTGTCCTTCCCGGGTGATTTTGTGATGATGGTCTGCCTGCTGGGTCTTCTGCGCTTTTTGACAGTGATCGCCGCTCTGGATACCGGATCGAGTTTTGAGGGCATGGGAGCCAGCCGGGAGGTCACCTTCTCCGCGCTGGCTGAACCCGCGCTTCTTCTGTGCCTGGCCGCGTTGGCCCGGCAAAGCCAGGCTCTTTCCTTGTCCGATATTTTCGCCGACTTACCGGCGGGGGTCTGGACGAATGCGGTCGCGGCGCTGGCACTGGTTGCCGCCGCTCTTTTTGTCGTCTGTCTGGCGGAAAACGCGCGCATCCCGGTGGATGACCCCAACACGCATCTGGAACTCACCATGATCCATGAAGTCATGGTGCTGGATCACAGCGGACCGGACCTGGCGTTTATTTTTTATGGCTCGGCGCTGAAGCTCTGGCTCTTCGAAGCGCTTCTCGTCGGAGTTTTGTCGTCTGGTACGGGTCAGGGAAACATTCTTTTTTGGATCGGCGGCATGGCGGGGTTGGCTGTCGTTATCGGGGTGGTCGAATCCGCGATGGCCCGCCTGCGCCTTTCGCGGATCGCGCCGCTTCTGGTGGGAGCCGGCGTCTGCTCGCTTCTGGCGCTGCTTCTGGTGATGCGATGAACGCCGATGTATTGATGGTCGCGATCATCCTGACGAACCTGATGCTTCTTGGGACCAGCCGTCTGGCCGAATGTATCCGCATGGTGGCCATCCAGGGGGTGGCCCTTGGGGTATTGCCGTTTTTTGTGAGCGGAGAGTTGACGTTTCACGTCTTCCTATTATCGGCTGGGATCATCGTATTGAAAGGCATTATGTTCCCTTTTCTCCTGTCCCGCGCGGTGCGGGAAGCGCATGTACGCCGGGAGGTGGAGCCTTTCGTCGGATTCACGCTTTCTCTTGTGCTGGGAGCTCTGGCGCTGGCAGCCGCGTTCTGGCTGAGTTCCCGTCTGCCGTTCCCGCTGTCACCGGGCAGCCCGCTGGTGCTGCCCGGAGGGTTCTTCATGATTCTGGTCGGACTCTTTCTGCTCGTAAGTCGCCGCATCGCGGTTTCCCAGGTGCTGGGGTATCTGGTTCTTGAAAACGGGATTTATATCTTCGGGATTTCTCTGGTTCATGAGCAGCCATTGCTGGTCGAACTGGGGGTGCTGCTGGACGTCTTCGTCGCGGTTTTTGTCATGGGAATTATGATTTTTCATATCAACCGGGAGTTTGATCATATCGATACGGACCGGATGGACACGCTGAGGGACGTGGATCTATGATTCTGGCGCTTCTGGCCATTCCCTTGGGCGGGGGGCTGGTGTCGTTGTGGCTCCGTCACGACCGCGTCCGCCGGGCGCTCCTGTTGGCCTGTGCGGTCTTGCATACTCTTCTGACGGCCTTGGCCTGGCGCCGCTTGCCCAGCCCCATCCTCCATGGTTGGATGGCCCTGGACCCGCTGGGGCTTTATTTCCTGTCGATCACGAGTTTGCTATTCCTTGCGGCCGCGGTGTATGGCGTCGGCTACCTGCGCCGGGAACATCACGGGCAAATCCAGGATTATGAAGAGCATATTTTTTATATCAATGCCCCCGAAGCCGTTTTCACCGGCTGTCTCCTGCTTTTTCTGGCGACCATGACGCTGGTAACGGTTTCGCAGCATGTCGGGCTTCTCTGGGTGGCGGTGGAGGCGACCACGCTCTCCAGCGCGCCTCTGATTTATTTTCATCGCCACCATCGCTCTCTGGAAGCGGCCTGGAAATATCTTCTGATCTGTTCGGTCGGGATCGCGCTGGCCTTGTTGGGTAATTTCTTCCTGGCCGTCGCCGCCTCCAGCCGGACCGGGTCCGTTCTGACTCTGGTCATCCCCGACCTGATTCCCCACGCGTCCCGCCTTCAGGTCCCATGGTTGAAGGCCGCTTTCCTTTTCTATCTGGTCGGCTATGGCACGAAGATGGGGCTGGCTCCTCTGCACACCTGGCTGCCCGACGCCCACAGCGAGTCGCCCTCCGTGGTCTCTGCGCTTTTGTCGGGGGCGCTGCTCAACTGTGCTTTTCTCGGGATCCTGAGAGCTTTCCAAGTGCTGGCCGCCGCTGGAGAAGGCCCGTTCGCGCAAAGTCTGCTGATCAACTTCGGACTTTTTTCCATGGGGATAGCGGTGGTTTTCATTCTCGGGCAGACGGATTACAAGCGGCTTCTGGCTTACTCGAGCGTGGAACACATGGGGATTCTGGCGCTGGGGGTCGGGTTGGGCGGCGCGGGTGTTTTCGGGGCGATGCTCCATACGATCAATCACTCCTGCGCGAAAGCCATGTTGTTCCTGGTGGCGGGCAATCTCCTGAGGGTTTATAAAAGCAAAGCGGTCCAGGATGTCCGCGGGGCGTGCCGGGTGCTTCCCATTTCAGGGGCTCTGTGGATCGCGGGTTTTCTGGCGATAACCGGATCGCCCCCCTTCGGACTCTTTATCAGTGAATTTACCATCCTGAAAGCCGCGCTGGATACCGGACGGATTGCCGCGGCCGCGACTTACCTGCTCCTGTTGGCGTTGATATTCATCGGCATGGCCACGGTGATGCTGCGCATGGCCCAGGGTGAAGCGCCGGCGGGTATTGAGAAGCCCCGGCGCGATATCTGGATCACCGTGCTCCCGCCGGTGTTTTTAGGGATGGGGGTTCTCGCGCTCGGGCTTTATGTCCCGCCGGTCCTCAGCGATCACCTGCATGTGATCGCGCGTTCTCTGGGAGTTCCTTGATGGCGCCTGCGTCGCTTTTATCTGTTTCAAACGGCCAGGCCGTGGATCTCGAGACCGTGCCGGTTCTCGGCCTTCCGGAGTTCCGGAACGCTGTCCTCTCCCTGGTGGGGAAAGGTTCCCGGCTCTCGGCGCTGTTCGGCCATCCCGCGGATGGAAAGCGCGTCCGGCTGTATGCTGTTCTGGCTGACGGATCCGCGGGGAGCCTGGTTGTTCTATCCGCTGATGTCGAGGGCCGTTATCCATCGCTCGCTTGCGAGTGCCCGCAAGCGGAGCTTTTTGAACGGGAGCTATTCGAGCAGTGGAGGATCAATCCGGAAGGCCATCCGTGGCTGAAGCCCGTGCGCTTCAATTCCTCTCCCAGACCTTTGCCGGGGGCCATGGATTACTATCGGGTGAGCGGCTCCGAAGTGCACGAGGTGGCCGTCGGTCCTGTGCATGCCGGCATCATCGAACCCGGCCATTTCCGGTTTCAATGCTACGGCGAGGACGTGCTGCATCTGGAAATCGCTCTCGGCTATCAGCACCGCGGCATTGAGCAGGCTCTTCCAGGAGGGCCGCATCCGCGAACCTTGTACCAGATGGAAACACTGGCCGGCGACACGTCCATCGGCCACGCCACCGCTTACGCTCAAATCGTGGAGGCACTTTCGGACAGCCGGGTCCCGCCGCGAGCCGAAAGCCTGCGGGCGATCGCGCTGGAGTTGGAGCGCCTGGCTAACCATGCGGGAGATCTGGGCGCTTTGGCCGGGGATGTGGGCTACCAGCCGACCGCTTCTTTCTGCGGGCGCTTGCGCGGTGACTTTCTGAATATGACGGCGCTTTTGTGCGGGAACCGGTTTGGAAGAGGGCTCATCCGTCCGGGGGGTGTTGGATTTGATGTGGATGAGCGTTTGGCAGAAGCGCTCTTGGCGAAACTGGAAGCTTCTTTCAGGGATTTGGCTGAGGCCGCCGGTCTTCTCTGGAAAACCCCGTCGGTTCTGGCCCGATTTGAAGGCGTCGGCGGTCTTTCGCGCCCCCTGGCCGTAGAGCTGGGTCTGGTCGGTCCGGCGGCGCGCGCCTGCGGACTTGAGCGCGATGCCCGGTTTGAATTTCCCGGCGGGTTTTTCCGGTTCGGACAGATCCCTGTTTCCACCTGGCACACCGGCGATGTGTTTTCCCGCGCCTATCTGCGCTGGTTGGAAATTGAGCGTTCCGTGATATTCGTAAGGGAGCGCCTGGGAACGCTGCCGGACGGTCCGGTGCGCGTTGAGGTAAAACCGCTGCATCCGAACCGCCTGGTGATCGCGCTGGTCGAAGGATGGCGCGGGGAGATCGCCCATGTGGCCCTGACGGATGGCCAGGGTCGGTTGGCCCGCTATAAGATCGTCGATCCTTCCTTCCATAACTGGAAAGGACTGGCCCTGGCGATGCGCGGAGGGCAGATTTCCGATTTTCCGCTGATCAACAAAAGTTTCAATCTGTCCTATGCCGGGCATGATCTTTAGGAAGGGGCCGTCGTTATGTTAAGCATGCTACTCGCACGATGGAAGCAAGGGAAGAGAACGATTCCGTTCCCCCTGCCATCGCCCGAACTTCCGGAGCGCTACCGCGGGCTTCCGGTCCTGCAGCCGGAGCGCTGTCCGTCCGGATGCCGCTTGTGCGTCGACCAATGCCCGACGCAAGCGCTTCAGCTCGGTTCCGAGGGCCGTCCTCGTCTGGATCTGGGGCGGTGTCTTCTCTGTCCGGAATGCCAGGACGCCTGTCCGCACGGCGCGCTTCAATTCTCGCGGGATTTTCGCATGGCCGCCCGCCGCCGGGAAGATCTCTGGATCGATGGGGCGCTTCAAAAACAAGCCCGGCTGCTGGATGAGAAAATACGGAAGCTTTTCGGAAGATCTCTGAAGTTGCGGCAGGTGAGCGCCGGCGGCTGCAACGGCTGTGAAGCGGACGTCAATGTGTTGAACACCATCACGTTTGATCTCGGCCGTTTTGGCATTCAATTCGTTGCTTCGCCGCGTCATGCGGACGGGATTCTGATCACGGGGGCTGTTTCAGAAAATATGAAGCAAGCCCTGCAGGATACGTATAAAGCGGTTCCTTCTCCGAAAATCGTTATCGCCGTCGGCGCCTGCGCTATTTCCGGCGGTCCTTTCAGAGACCATTCGGAAGTTGGCAATGGAGTGGAAGGCCGCTGGCCGGTGGATCTCTATATCCCCGGATGTCCCCCCCATCCCCTCACGATCTTGGACGGCCTTCTCCGGTTGCTTGGGAAGTTGGGCTAGCGCCAGCGCAGGATGATCTGCAGGAACCACGAGTTCGCCATGACCGCGCGAGGCGTGTTGTCGGAAGCGGAATGGCCTTCGAAGAAGCGCCGGTCAAACTCCTGGCCGCCGCTGAGATCGACGAGATAGGCGCGGCCCAGCGGATAACGGAGGCCCAAAGCGATTTTTTTCTGATCCAGGAATAGACGATTCGAGTGGTCATCCCGCCCGGCCCGCAGCCATTCCATTTGTTTCCAATCCAATCCCGCATAGCCTTTGACCGGACCTTTGATGCGCCGGGCGACTTCCAGTGAAAGATTGCGGGGTCCAAAAACGGCCAACCGGCTGCTCCAGGCATCATTCGGTGCGTAAGAAAGGGCGACGAACGGAAACCCTATGATCGCGCGAAATCCAGCGGAGGGATTCTGCCACGAGTAGGCCACCATGGGCATCGGGATATTGTTCAGGAAGTGGCGGTTGTTTGAATAGGCCAGGGCGAAAATCCAGGCATTATGGGCCCTGGAAGGAATCTGGTAATGAGCGGTCAGCCGGCCGGTTGGTTCATTCAGACTGTTGAATGGTTTGTCGCTGGCTGATCCCACGCTGCCGCGGATCCCCCACTCCCGGCGGTCTCCGAGGCGATGGTTGTAAGCCGCGCCGGTTTCGACCTGCCACAGCGAATCAGGGACCGTCATCCCGGTGTCCGGCACCACTGGGGATTCCGTCAGATTAAGGTGGTCAACGGATTGTTGCACGGACCAGGTGCTGGCGGAACTCTTGGAAACGACAAAGTTACCATGTGCCCGGTGTCCTGTCAGAATCGGCGCGGCGCCGGATTGCGGGGCCCGGGATCCCGGCGAGTGATGGAAGGTGTAATCGATGGACGTTTGTTGAGGGCCGCCGATGAAGGAGGATGGGCCGCCGTCTTCGGCATGGCTCACCAGCGTCAGCCCAACCAGGGGCAGGATCAGATAAAAAGAGAATCGTCTAAAGAGCCAGGCGTTTAGCAAAGGCTTCCTGCTCTTCGCGGAGCGCCGCCGGCAGCCGGTCTCCGATCTTATTGAAAAAGGCCTGTTGATCCTGTAAATCCTCGGTCCAGTCCTTCGGATCAACCTCCAGCAGCTTTTTCAATACGTCGGCGGAGAGGTCGAGCCCGGTTAGATTAAGAGAGTCCGGGGTGGGGACATACCCCATCGCTGTTTCAACGACCCGGCCTTTTCCATCGGCCCGGTCCAGCGCCCACAAGAGCGCCCGCAGATTTTCTCCAAATCCAGGCCAGAGGAACTTATTGGTCTCCGGATCCCGCCGGAACCAGTTCACATGGAAAATCTTCGGGGCTTTGGCGCCCAGGCGCTGTCCGATCGCCAACCAGTGCGCAAAGTAATCGCCTACGTTGTAGCCAAGGAACGGCAGCATCGCCATGGGGTCGCGCCGGACCACGCCGGTTTTGCCGGTCGCTGCCGCGGTTGTTTCCGAGGCCATGGTGGCTCCCAGATAAACGCCGTGCTGCCAGTTGCGGCTTTCACAGATGAGCGGTGCCACTCGCGCCCGCCGTGCACCAAAGAAAATGGCGCTGAGCGGCACCCCTTGCGGATCTTCCCAGTGCGGAGAAATGGAAGGGCATTGCGCGGCCGGGGTGGTAAAGCGGGAATTAGGATGGGCGCCCTTCTCCGCGGAAGCAGGCGTCCACTCATGTCCCATCCAGTTGATCCCGTGAGCCGGCGGCGGTCCCATGTCTTCCCACCAGACGCCGTTATCATCCGTCTTCAGGACGTTGGTAAAGAGGGTATTTTGCTTGATCGTCTCGACGGCGTTTGGATTGGTTTGCGCGTTGGTTCCCGGCGCGACGCCAAAAAACCCGGCTTCCGGATTCGACGCCCACAGCCGTCCATCCGGGCCGATGTGCAGCCAGGCGATATCATCGCCCACGGTCCAGACCTTGTACCCCGGCAGGCTCTTGGGCGGAATCAGCATGGCCAGGTTCGTCTTGCCGCATTGACTCGGGAAAGCCGCGGCGATGTAGCGCGTTTCACCCTGGGGATATTCAATCCCCAGAATCAGCATGTGTTCGGCCATCCAGCCCTGTTGCTGGCCTAGGTAACTGCCGATGCGGAGCGCCAGGCATTTTTTCCCGAGCAGCGCGTTCCCGCCGTAAGCGGAACCCACGCTCCAGATCGTGTTGTCCTCCGGGAAGTGGCAGATGAATCGCCGCTTGGGATCCAGATCCGCTTTTCCGTGGAGGCACTTGGTGAAGGACCCGCTGCTTCCCAGTTCGAGCAAAGCCGCCGTCCCCATGCGCGTCATGATGCGCATGCTCAAAACGACGTAGCGGCTGTCCGTGATTTCGATCCCGATTTTGCCGAAGGGGGAGTTGGCCGGCCCCATGATAAAGGGGATGACGTACATCGTCCGGCCCTTCATCGAACCCTGGAAGAGCTCCCCCAGTTTCCGGTAGGCTTCCGGCGGCGCCATCCAGTTGTTCGTAATGCCGGCATCCTCTTGTTTCCGTGTGCAGATAAAGGTGAGTTCTTCGGTGCGGGCGACGTCGTTGACGTTGGAGCGGTGCAGGTAACCCCCCGGCCATTTCTCCTGATTGAGCTGCTCAAATTCGCCGTCGGTTAGACACTCCCGGAACAACCGGTCTTTTTCTTCGAGCGAACCGTCGCACCAGTAAACCGTATCGGGTTGACAGAGCCGGGCCATTTCATCAACCCAGGCGAGCGCCTCTTTGTGGGAAGAAGGTGCAGTTAGGGTAGAGTTTGCTTTCATAAAAAAGTCACAGCCGCTCTTTCACAGGATAATTATTGGACAGTTGATTGGGGCGTGAGGTTTCGAAAACCGCCTTATCGACATTTATTATATTATTTCACTCAAGCCATGTCGACACTCGCCCTTGCGCGCTTCCAATTCGCTCTCACCATTGCTTTTCATTATCTCTTCCCGCCTTTGAGTATCGGGCTCAGCGTTATTCTGGTGGTGATGGAGGGGCTCTGGTTGAAGACCCGCCTGCCGCTTTACCGGCAGATGACTCGCTTTTGGGCTCGGGTTTTCGGGCTGGTGTTCGCCCTCGGCGTGGCCACCGGGGTGGTGATGGAGTTCGAATTTGGGACCAATTGGGCTTCTTATTCGCGCTATGTCGGTGATGTTTTCGGCAGTCCTCTGGCGGCCGAAGGCATTTTCGCTTTTTTCCTGGAATCCGTGTTTTTGGGCTTATTGTTGTTCGGGTGGGATAAAGTTTCTCCACGGATTCATTTTCTTTCCACTGTTTTGGTGGCGGTCGGAGCCCACTTGAGCGCCGTCTGGATCGTCGTCGCCAATTCCTGGATGCAGACCCCTGCGGGGTATCACATCGTCGGGGAGGGGCCGGGCGCTCGCGCTGAAATTACCCGTTTTTGGGAGATGGTGTTGAACCCGAGCGCGCTGGATCGCGTCGCGCATGTCTTCCTCGGGGCCTGGCAGGCTGGAGCCTGGCTGGTCATCAGCGTTGGGGCGTATTACCTTCTCAAGAAGCGTCATCTGGAATTCGCGAAAGCCTTCGTGAAAATCGGGCTGGGGGTGGCGATCGTTGCTTCGCTGGGGCAACTGGTGTCCGGGCATCACAGCGCGATCATCGTGAGCCGTACGCAGCCGGAAAAGTTGGCGGCTTTTGAAGGCGTGTACGAAGCCAATGCCCCGGCAAGCGCCTATGTGTTCGGCTGGGTTCATGAAAAAGACGAGCGTGTCAGTGGCCTGAAGATTCCGGGACTTTTAAGCTGGATGGTTCACGGGAATCCCGCCAAGGCGGTCCCCGGCCTCCGGGCCTTTCCTCGTGAAAATTGGCCACCGGTCAACGCCACGTTTCAAACCTACCATGTCATGGTCGGGATCGGTTTTGCTCTGATCGCCCTGGCGGCACTCGGTGTCTTCTATGGGATGCGCGGGTCGCTTTGGGATCAACGGTGGCTTTTGAATCTCTTTGTAATAGCGGTGCTGGGGCCGCAGATCGCTAACCAAACAGGCTGGTTTGCGGCCGAGATGGGACGGCAGCCCTGGATTGTGTATCATTTGTTGCGAACCTCGGAGGGGTTGTCCAAGGTTGTGCCGGCGAATATGATCCGAGTCTCCATCGTGATGTTCACTCTGATTTATCTGTTGTTGCTGGCTGTTTTTTTAGTCCTGTTCTACCAGAAAATAAAACTAGGTCCAGCGGAAGAAGGGAGCGTCTGATGCTAAATGTTATTTGGTTTTGCCTGATCGGTATTCTTTTCATTGGATATGCCATTCTTGACGGGTTTGACCTGGGTACCGGGGCCTGGCATCTTTTTGTGAAGAAGGACGAGGAACGACGGCTGCTTCTTAATGCCATCGGACCGGTTTGGGACGGGAATGAAGTCTGGCTGATCGCCGGAGGAGGGGCCCTGTTCGCCGCTTTCCCGGAGGCGTATGCCACCGTGTTCTCCGGGTTTTACCCGGCCTTCATGGTGCTGCTGGCGGCGCTGATTTTCCGGGCGGTGTCGATCGAATTCCGCAGCCGGCAGCCTGGACGCTGGTGGCGACAGCTGTGGGATGTGGGGTTTAGTCTCAGCAGCGTGATAGCGGCTGTTCTGCTCGGGGTGGCGTTGGGAAATCTGACGCGGGGAATTCCGCTGGGGCCGGACCATGAATTCGCGGGAGCCTTTTGGGGGCTTCTGAATCCCTATGCCCTGCTGATTGGGTTGACCACGCTGGCGCTCTTTTCGATGCACGGGGGTATTTATTTGCTTGTAAAAACCGAGGGGGACGTCCATGATCGGCTTTGGGGATGGATCATGTGGAGCGTTCTTTTCTTTGTGGCTTGCTATGTGGTGGCCACCGGGGCCACGCTGGCCGTCAACCCCCGGATGATGTTCCCCATGAGAGAAAATCCCGTTCTTCTGGGGGTCGTTCTCCTCCCGCTGATTGCGATTGTCAATATCGTGAGAGAGTTGCGTCTCCGTCAGGCCGGCCGGGCGTTTGCGTCATCCTCGATAGCGGTTGCGTCTTTGTTGATGCTCTTTGGGAGCAGTGTTTTTCCAAATCTCGTGATCTCCAACCCTCAATCGGAGAACAGCCTGACGATCGTCAATGCGGCTTCTTCCCAGAGAACGTTGAGTTTTATGCTGGTCATCGCGGGGATTGGCCTGCCGATGGTTCTGGCCTATACCGCCATTGTCCACTGGGTTTTCCGCGGCAAAGTCCGTCTCGGACCCGCCAGTTATTAGAAAGATGTGTTAACGGGGAAGCCGGCGGAGCGGCCGGTATCCCGGTTCCCAGAAGCATTGCTGCAGCCGTTCCGGAAGCTGTTCTTCCTTCAGGTGACCGTAGGACAATCCTTTTCGAATAATCTCTTGCCCGACCGCCAGCGCAATCTGGCAGGAAACGGTTTTGACATGCTCCAGGTTGGGGAAAAGCGAGTCTGCATAACCGGGAAGCCGTTCGTTAAAAGCGGCGAGGGTTTTGGCGGAAGCCAGGAACACCTCCTCCGGAACGGAAGCCGCTTGCGAGGCGACGAGTCCCAGGCCGATGCCCGGGAAAATAAAGGCGTTGTTGCATTGGCCCACCGGGGTCTGGCGGTCTTGCCACGTCATCGGAGGAAACGGACTGCCGGTGGCGACCAGGGCTTGACCGTTTGTCCATTCCGTCAGCTGTTGAGGAGTCGCCTCGGCCTTTGACGTGGGGTTCGACAAGGGAAAGATGATAGGCTGGGGAACCGCCGCGGTCATCAAACGAATGAGCGGTTCCGTAAACATCCCCGGCTGTCCGGAGACGCCGATCAGCGCCGTGGGTTTGACTTGGCGGACGACTGTTTCTAAAGAAAGCGGGCGTGCGGCATCCAATCCCACCTGTTTCAAATGGTCCAGCGTTTGGGCAAAGCCGCGTTTTTCTACGCTGAGATCGGATCGCGCGATGTGCACCAGCCCCCGGGAGTCCACCAGCCAGAGTTGGCGCAGCGTTTGATCTCGCCGCTTCCCTCGTTCCTGCAAGGCGGCACAGATCAAATCGGCTATTCCGGTCGCCGCCGATCCGGCACCGGCAATCACAATTCGTTCTTCCGCCAGGTCCCGGCCGGTTTTTTGGACAGCGCGTAAAAGACCGGCCAACGTCACCGCGGCGGTTCCTTGGATATCGTCGTTAAATGTGGCCAATTGGGAGCGGTAGTGCTGCA belongs to Elusimicrobiota bacterium and includes:
- a CDS encoding phosphoenolpyruvate carboxykinase (GTP), which translates into the protein MKANSTLTAPSSHKEALAWVDEMARLCQPDTVYWCDGSLEEKDRLFRECLTDGEFEQLNQEKWPGGYLHRSNVNDVARTEELTFICTRKQEDAGITNNWMAPPEAYRKLGELFQGSMKGRTMYVIPFIMGPANSPFGKIGIEITDSRYVVLSMRIMTRMGTAALLELGSSGSFTKCLHGKADLDPKRRFICHFPEDNTIWSVGSAYGGNALLGKKCLALRIGSYLGQQQGWMAEHMLILGIEYPQGETRYIAAAFPSQCGKTNLAMLIPPKSLPGYKVWTVGDDIAWLHIGPDGRLWASNPEAGFFGVAPGTNAQTNPNAVETIKQNTLFTNVLKTDDNGVWWEDMGPPPAHGINWMGHEWTPASAEKGAHPNSRFTTPAAQCPSISPHWEDPQGVPLSAIFFGARRARVAPLICESRNWQHGVYLGATMASETTAAATGKTGVVRRDPMAMLPFLGYNVGDYFAHWLAIGQRLGAKAPKIFHVNWFRRDPETNKFLWPGFGENLRALLWALDRADGKGRVVETAMGYVPTPDSLNLTGLDLSADVLKKLLEVDPKDWTEDLQDQQAFFNKIGDRLPAALREEQEAFAKRLAL
- a CDS encoding cytochrome ubiquinol oxidase subunit I; its protein translation is MSTLALARFQFALTIAFHYLFPPLSIGLSVILVVMEGLWLKTRLPLYRQMTRFWARVFGLVFALGVATGVVMEFEFGTNWASYSRYVGDVFGSPLAAEGIFAFFLESVFLGLLLFGWDKVSPRIHFLSTVLVAVGAHLSAVWIVVANSWMQTPAGYHIVGEGPGARAEITRFWEMVLNPSALDRVAHVFLGAWQAGAWLVISVGAYYLLKKRHLEFAKAFVKIGLGVAIVASLGQLVSGHHSAIIVSRTQPEKLAAFEGVYEANAPASAYVFGWVHEKDERVSGLKIPGLLSWMVHGNPAKAVPGLRAFPRENWPPVNATFQTYHVMVGIGFALIALAALGVFYGMRGSLWDQRWLLNLFVIAVLGPQIANQTGWFAAEMGRQPWIVYHLLRTSEGLSKVVPANMIRVSIVMFTLIYLLLLAVFLVLFYQKIKLGPAEEGSV
- a CDS encoding NAD-dependent malic enzyme, producing MTSHFSKTNGTPISTSLYGRSLLADSFFNKGTAFTEDERKEFELTGLLPAHVSTLEEQLQQTYENFKKKETPLEKYLYLAALQDCNETLFYRLVQTHIAEMVPIIYTPTVGEACQKFSHIFSRALGLYLSYPNPRPILDLLKANAPEDMEVIVVTDGERILGLGDLGVGGMGIPIGKLALYSLCAGLHPRKTLPILLDVGTNNTDLLNDPLYLGWRHQRLQGEDYDRYIDSFVQAVKTRWPHVILQWEDFSKNNAWRLLQHYRSQLATFNDDIQGTAAVTLAGLLRAVQKTGRDLAEERIVIAGAGSAATGIADLICAALQERGKRRDQTLRQLWLVDSRGLVHIARSDLSVEKRGFAQTLDHLKQVGLDAARPLSLETVVRQVKPTALIGVSGQPGMFTEPLIRLMTAAVPQPIIFPLSNPTSKAEATPQQLTEWTNGQALVATGSPFPPMTWQDRQTPVGQCNNAFIFPGIGLGLVASQAASVPEEVFLASAKTLAAFNERLPGYADSLFPNLEHVKTVSCQIALAVGQEIIRKGLSYGHLKEEQLPERLQQCFWEPGYRPLRRLPR
- the cydB gene encoding cytochrome d ubiquinol oxidase subunit II; its protein translation is MLNVIWFCLIGILFIGYAILDGFDLGTGAWHLFVKKDEERRLLLNAIGPVWDGNEVWLIAGGGALFAAFPEAYATVFSGFYPAFMVLLAALIFRAVSIEFRSRQPGRWWRQLWDVGFSLSSVIAAVLLGVALGNLTRGIPLGPDHEFAGAFWGLLNPYALLIGLTTLALFSMHGGIYLLVKTEGDVHDRLWGWIMWSVLFFVACYVVATGATLAVNPRMMFPMRENPVLLGVVLLPLIAIVNIVRELRLRQAGRAFASSSIAVASLLMLFGSSVFPNLVISNPQSENSLTIVNAASSQRTLSFMLVIAGIGLPMVLAYTAIVHWVFRGKVRLGPASY